One Oxalobacteraceae sp. CFBP 8761 DNA segment encodes these proteins:
- the hisH gene encoding imidazole glycerol phosphate synthase subunit HisH, translating into MANKIVVVDGLGNLRSVVQALRAAAPEADVLVSSSAADLDAADRIVLPGQGAMRDCMSSLRESGLEDALLRAARTRPIMGVCVGEQMLFDASEENGGTPGLGLLPGKVVRFQLDGKLQNDGSRFKVPQMGWNRVRQSRAHPLWDGVDDNSYFYFVHSYYAAPENAHDVIGEADYGGPFCCAVGRDNIVATQFHPEKSAAAGLRLYRNFIHWNP; encoded by the coding sequence ATGGCCAATAAAATTGTTGTGGTCGACGGACTGGGCAACCTGCGCTCGGTGGTCCAGGCGCTGCGCGCCGCCGCGCCAGAAGCCGACGTGCTCGTTTCCAGCTCGGCCGCCGACCTCGATGCGGCCGACCGCATCGTACTGCCGGGGCAGGGCGCCATGCGCGACTGCATGAGCAGCCTGCGTGAATCGGGTCTGGAGGATGCACTGCTGCGCGCCGCCAGGACGCGCCCGATCATGGGCGTGTGCGTGGGCGAGCAGATGCTGTTCGACGCCAGCGAAGAAAACGGCGGCACGCCGGGCCTGGGCCTGTTGCCGGGCAAGGTCGTTCGCTTCCAGTTGGATGGGAAGCTGCAGAACGACGGTTCGCGCTTCAAGGTCCCGCAAATGGGCTGGAACCGCGTGCGCCAGTCGCGCGCCCACCCGCTGTGGGACGGCGTCGACGACAACAGCTACTTCTATTTCGTGCACAGTTATTACGCAGCGCCCGAAAACGCGCATGATGTGATCGGCGAAGCCGATTACGGCGGCCCGTTCTGCTGCGCTGTCGGCCGCGATAATATCGTCGCCACCCAGTTCCACCCGGAGAAAAGTGCGGCAGCAGGCTTGCGCCTGTACCGTAATTTCATTCACTGGAATCCTTGA
- the hisB gene encoding imidazoleglycerol-phosphate dehydratase HisB, with protein sequence MTRTADITRNTNETQIRVSINLDGTGRQKLNTGVPFLDHMLDQIARHGMFDLEVEAVGDLHIDAHHTVEDTGITLGMAVAKAIGDRKGIRRYGHAYVPLDEALSRVVIDFSGRPGLEMHIPFTRAMIGTFDVDLTGEFFRGFVNHAGVTLHIDNLRGVNAHHQCETVFKAFGRALRMASELDERAAGIIPSTKGSL encoded by the coding sequence ATGACCCGTACCGCCGACATTACCCGCAATACCAACGAAACGCAGATCCGCGTCTCGATCAACCTGGACGGCACCGGCCGCCAGAAGCTCAACACGGGCGTGCCGTTCCTCGACCACATGCTCGACCAGATCGCACGTCACGGCATGTTCGACCTCGAAGTCGAGGCCGTGGGCGACCTGCACATCGACGCGCACCACACGGTCGAAGACACCGGCATCACGCTCGGCATGGCCGTGGCCAAGGCCATTGGCGACCGCAAGGGCATCCGCCGCTATGGCCACGCCTACGTGCCGCTGGACGAAGCGCTGTCGCGCGTCGTGATCGACTTCTCGGGCCGCCCGGGTCTGGAAATGCACATCCCGTTCACGCGCGCCATGATCGGCACCTTCGACGTCGACCTGACCGGCGAATTCTTCCGCGGTTTCGTCAACCACGCCGGCGTGACCCTGCACATCGATAACCTGCGCGGCGTGAACGCGCACCACCAGTGCGAAACCGTGTTCAAGGCATTTGGCCGCGCGCTGCGCATGGCCAGCGAGCTCGACGAACGCGCCGCCGGCATCATCCCGTCGACCAAGGGCAGCCTGTAA
- a CDS encoding histidinol-phosphate transaminase, producing the protein MTDIAKLIENTIRADVRAVGGYHVPDSIGYVKLDAMENPYQLPDELRTQLGARLADAALNRYPVPSYRTLKDAICAKLGIPAGYDVLLGNGSDELITILATTIARQERDGSKRAVVMAPVPAFVMFSRSAQFAGADFVGVPIKPDFSLDLPAMLAAIDEHKPSLVFLAYPNNPTGNLYDAADMEAIITALGEHGVVVVDEAYQPFAKVSFMDRLPQHPNLVVMRTLSKLGLAGIRLGYMTAAAPLLAEFEKVRPPYNVNILTQVAAEFALEHLDVLDRQAELLNVERTRLATELAGLPGVEVFPSAANFIALRVPDAERACKLLHGEKVLIKNLSKMHTLLANCIRVTVSTPQENDQFLTALKASL; encoded by the coding sequence ATGACCGACATCGCCAAACTGATCGAGAACACCATCCGCGCCGACGTGCGCGCCGTGGGGGGGTACCACGTGCCGGACTCGATCGGCTACGTCAAGCTCGATGCGATGGAAAACCCGTACCAGCTGCCGGACGAGCTGCGCACGCAACTCGGCGCGCGCCTGGCCGACGCGGCGCTGAACCGTTATCCGGTGCCGTCGTACCGCACGCTGAAGGACGCCATCTGCGCCAAGCTGGGCATCCCGGCCGGCTACGACGTCCTGCTCGGCAATGGCTCGGATGAGCTGATCACGATCCTGGCGACCACCATCGCGCGTCAGGAACGCGACGGTTCGAAGCGTGCCGTGGTCATGGCGCCGGTGCCGGCGTTCGTGATGTTTTCGCGTTCGGCGCAGTTTGCCGGCGCCGATTTTGTCGGCGTGCCGATCAAGCCCGACTTTTCGCTGGACCTGCCGGCCATGCTGGCGGCCATCGACGAGCACAAGCCGTCGCTGGTCTTCCTCGCGTACCCGAACAACCCGACCGGCAACCTGTACGACGCGGCAGACATGGAAGCGATCATCACGGCGCTCGGTGAGCATGGCGTGGTCGTGGTCGACGAAGCCTACCAGCCGTTCGCCAAGGTCAGCTTCATGGACCGCCTGCCGCAGCACCCGAACCTGGTCGTGATGCGCACGCTGTCAAAGCTCGGCCTGGCCGGCATCCGCCTCGGCTACATGACGGCGGCAGCGCCGCTGCTGGCCGAATTCGAGAAGGTGCGTCCACCGTACAACGTGAATATCCTGACCCAGGTGGCGGCCGAATTCGCCCTCGAGCATCTGGATGTGCTGGACCGCCAGGCCGAGCTGCTCAACGTCGAGCGTACCCGTCTGGCCACGGAACTGGCTGGCCTGCCGGGCGTGGAAGTGTTCCCGTCGGCCGCCAATTTCATCGCGCTGCGCGTGCCCGATGCCGAGCGCGCCTGCAAGCTTCTCCACGGCGAGAAGGTCCTGATCAAAAATTTGAGTAAAATGCATACATTGCTGGCCAACTGCATCCGCGTCACGGTCAGCACGCCGCAAGAAAACGACCAGTTCCTGACCGCCCTGAAGGCTTCCCTGTAG
- a CDS encoding site-specific DNA-methyltransferase has translation MSDWVNQVFCEDALSGLARIPDGSIDLILTDPPYNLGKDYGNASDQQSVEAYLAWTEQWIDAAVPKLKPNGSLYIFLTWRFTPEIFVMLKKRMTMMNEIIWDRRVPSMGGSVRSFSSVHDTIGFFANRKDYYFDLDAVRIPYDAATKKARSRSIFIGAKWLEVGYNPKDVWSVSRLHREHPERADHPTQKPLEIIERMVKASCPPGGIVLDPFMGSGTTAIAAKRLGRQFTGFELNPAYCAIIHERLAAPDVPLTGAKKRKAAKAAMATLSTEETS, from the coding sequence ATGAGCGACTGGGTCAACCAGGTATTCTGCGAGGATGCGCTGTCAGGATTGGCGCGCATCCCGGACGGGTCCATCGATCTGATCCTGACTGACCCGCCGTACAACCTGGGCAAGGACTACGGCAACGCGTCGGACCAGCAAAGCGTCGAGGCCTACCTGGCCTGGACCGAGCAGTGGATCGACGCGGCGGTGCCGAAGCTCAAGCCCAACGGCAGCCTGTACATTTTTCTGACGTGGCGCTTCACGCCCGAGATCTTCGTGATGCTGAAAAAACGCATGACGATGATGAACGAGATCATCTGGGACCGCCGCGTGCCGTCGATGGGCGGCAGCGTGCGCAGCTTCTCGTCGGTGCACGACACGATCGGCTTTTTCGCCAATCGCAAGGACTACTACTTCGACCTGGACGCCGTGCGCATCCCGTATGACGCCGCGACCAAGAAGGCCCGCTCGCGCTCGATCTTCATCGGCGCCAAGTGGCTCGAAGTGGGCTACAACCCGAAGGACGTCTGGAGCGTGTCGCGCCTGCACCGCGAGCATCCGGAGCGCGCCGACCACCCGACGCAAAAGCCCCTCGAGATCATCGAGCGCATGGTCAAGGCCTCGTGCCCGCCGGGCGGCATCGTGCTCGACCCGTTCATGGGCAGCGGCACGACGGCCATCGCCGCCAAGCGCCTGGGGCGCCAGTTCACCGGCTTCGAACTCAATCCCGCGTATTGCGCCATCATCCACGAGCGCCTGGCGGCGCCCGACGTACCGCTGACCGGGGCAAAAAAACGCAAGGCGGCCAAGGCCGCCATGGCCACACTCTCCACGGAAGAAACTTCATGA
- the hisD gene encoding histidinol dehydrogenase, which translates to MAVQIRKLDSTAPDFATTLSALLAFEAETDDAIELAVAGILRDVKARGDAAVLEYTNKFDRIPNGGATSMAQFDIGQAELEAALAALPDDQRAALQVAADRVRVYHERQKESSTGFTFTEPDGTVLGQRVTPLDRVGIYVPGGKAAYPSSVLMNAIPAHVAGVKEIIMVVPTPDGVKNQMVLAAAAIAGVTRVITIGGAQAVGALAYGTETIQAVDKIVGPGNAYVAAAKRRVFGTVGIDMIAGPSEILVLCDGTTDPDWVAMDLFSQAEHDELAQAILLCPDADYIAQVEASIHKLLPTMPRAATITTSLGDRGALIKVRSMDEACEIASSIAAEHLEISAENPQEWADKIRHAGAMFLGRYSSESLGDYCCGPNHVLPTSRTARFSSPLGVYDFQKRSSIIQVSAAGAQTLGKVAATLAYGEGLQAHARSAELRLDPVPPQAS; encoded by the coding sequence ATGGCAGTACAAATCCGCAAGCTCGATTCGACCGCACCCGACTTCGCCACCACGCTGAGCGCGCTGCTCGCGTTTGAAGCCGAAACCGACGATGCCATCGAACTAGCCGTGGCCGGCATCCTGCGCGATGTAAAAGCGCGGGGCGACGCCGCCGTGCTGGAATACACGAACAAATTCGACCGCATCCCGAACGGCGGCGCGACCTCGATGGCGCAGTTCGACATTGGCCAGGCCGAGCTCGAAGCAGCGCTGGCTGCGCTGCCCGACGACCAGCGCGCTGCGCTGCAGGTAGCGGCCGACCGCGTGCGCGTGTACCACGAGCGCCAGAAGGAATCGTCGACGGGCTTCACCTTCACCGAGCCTGACGGCACAGTGCTGGGCCAGCGCGTGACGCCCCTGGACCGGGTCGGCATCTATGTCCCGGGCGGCAAGGCGGCGTATCCGTCGTCGGTCCTGATGAACGCGATTCCAGCCCACGTGGCGGGCGTCAAGGAAATCATCATGGTCGTGCCGACCCCGGACGGCGTGAAGAACCAGATGGTGCTGGCCGCGGCGGCAATCGCCGGCGTCACGCGCGTGATCACCATTGGCGGCGCGCAGGCCGTCGGCGCGCTGGCGTATGGCACCGAGACCATCCAGGCCGTCGACAAGATCGTCGGCCCTGGCAACGCGTATGTCGCCGCCGCCAAGCGCCGCGTGTTCGGCACGGTCGGCATCGACATGATCGCGGGCCCGTCCGAAATCCTCGTGCTGTGCGATGGCACCACCGATCCGGACTGGGTCGCGATGGACCTGTTTTCGCAGGCCGAACACGACGAACTGGCGCAAGCCATTTTGCTGTGCCCTGACGCCGACTACATCGCGCAGGTCGAAGCCAGCATCCACAAGCTGCTGCCAACGATGCCGCGCGCGGCCACCATCACCACGTCGCTGGGCGACCGTGGCGCGTTGATCAAGGTGCGCAGTATGGACGAAGCGTGCGAGATCGCCAGCAGCATCGCGGCCGAACACCTCGAGATCTCGGCCGAGAACCCGCAGGAATGGGCCGATAAAATCCGCCACGCTGGCGCGATGTTCCTGGGCCGCTACTCGTCCGAGTCGTTGGGCGACTATTGCTGCGGCCCGAACCACGTGCTGCCGACCTCGCGCACGGCGCGCTTCTCGTCGCCGCTGGGCGTGTACGATTTCCAGAAACGCTCGTCGATCATCCAGGTCAGCGCAGCGGGTGCGCAAACGCTGGGCAAGGTCGCGGCCACGCTGGCGTATGGCGAAGGCCTGCAGGCGCACGCGCGCAGCGCGGAACTACGGCTCGATCCAGTCCCACCCCAGGCATCATGA